Proteins co-encoded in one Verrucomicrobiota bacterium genomic window:
- a CDS encoding transposase: MTKCRMVIGSTFLAALRYEALTIPPLIDGAMNGEIFLSYIRQHLCPTLKQGDIVIWDNLPAHKVKGVREAIEKVGAALVYLPAYSRDLNPIEMAFSKFKAPLRNAAKRTWDELIAAVNESFDSSAAEDCRNFFNHCQYV; the protein is encoded by the coding sequence ATGACCAAGTGCCGTATGGTCATTGGCTCCACGTTTCTAGCAGCTTTGAGATATGAGGCTCTAACAATACCACCATTAATTGATGGTGCCATGAATGGAGAAATATTTCTGAGCTATATCAGGCAACACTTATGTCCTACTTTAAAGCAGGGCGATATAGTAATCTGGGATAATTTACCTGCACATAAAGTCAAGGGCGTGAGAGAGGCCATAGAAAAAGTCGGTGCTGCGTTGGTTTATCTTCCTGCTTATAGTCGGGACCTTAACCCTATCGAAATGGCTTTTTCTAAATTTAAAGCACCATTGCGAAACGCTGCTAAAAGAACTTGGGATGAACTCATTGCTGCTGTTAATGAGAGCTTCGATTCATCTGCCGCAGA
- a CDS encoding IS630 transposase-related protein: MKVYSKDLREKIIEALEAGMSQSQATVSFGVHRTTIGKDIEKRARYIINSEEVTFRVNFKHISNKSSNELNKSSELP, from the coding sequence ATGAAAGTTTATAGTAAAGATCTAAGAGAGAAAATCATAGAAGCCCTAGAAGCAGGGATGAGCCAAAGCCAGGCAACAGTATCATTTGGAGTTCATAGAACAACTATTGGAAAAGATATAGAGAAAAGGGCGAGGTATATTATAAACAGCGAGGAGGTTACCTTCAGAGTAAACTTCAAGCATATAAGCAACAAATCATCCAATGAATTAAACAAAAGCTCGGAATTACCCTAG